Proteins found in one Drosophila innubila isolate TH190305 chromosome X, UK_Dinn_1.0, whole genome shotgun sequence genomic segment:
- the LOC117793697 gene encoding zinc finger protein 135, with product MSTSKPGVVLNCRTCTRACKQYKSLQDEIEIGPEGTTTLSSMLNYCSSLSFEPQDGALMPQHICMHCLQLLEQAFNFKRMVIDSDELLRLGLEEVDNNNANVSVNSNANIGNQEFVMIELLGNETESDATAKTNCAPHDVAALVETYSEQEPEHEQDEFVIEEMTEAEPEIDGDVELETETETEDAMETLNDFQPADIEYVTIKTEYDSQVEDEDDIEIMDSPRLETVSEQMQIQMLDDQMVIMSGEDPIDEVIGEVEADDILDIEREEHLLAGDSEECDEYLEDSMDETASTQVVTGVGGGVGGEVLPHVCHVCNKAFRQQCRLNQHMRSHVDEKLYTCEVCGKKLKHLRNYKEHMLTHTNVKPHQCLVCARFYRTTSSLAAHMRTHAEDKPYKCEQCGRSYAAFDHLRRHKLTHTGERPYACDQCDKAYYDSSSLRQHKISHTGEKAFTCEICGVGLSQKSGYKKHMLVHSGEKPHKCPICGRAFTFTSNLNAHVRLHSGEKPFKCDKCMKAFPTKKRLNSHLRVHNKEAPVTTTSNTMTTNTNINTASMHSERSLTAGRRTAMNMPDVTDQQVSTSKVVVVL from the exons ATGAGCACCAGCAAACCAGGCGTGGTGCTCAACTGTCGCACATGCACGCGTGCCTGTAAACAATACAAATCGCTGCAGGACGAGATCGAGATTGGACCAGAGGGCACCACAACGCTCTCCAGCATGCTCAACTATTGCTCGAGTCTGTCATTTGAGCCGCAGGATGGCGCTCTGATGCCCCAGCACATTTGCATGCATTGCCTGCAGCTGCTGGAGCAGGCGTTCAATTTCAAGCGCATGGTCATTGATTCCGATGAGTTGCTGCGTCTCGGACTCGAAGAagtggacaacaacaatgccaatgTCAGCGTCAATTCGAATGCTAACATTGGCAACCAGGAGTTTGTAATGATCGAACTGCTTGGCAATGAGACGGAATCCGATGCAACGGCCAAAACAAACTGTGCACCACATGATGTTGCCGCACTCGTCGAGACGTATAGTGAACAGGAGCCGGAACATGAGCAAGATGAGTTTGTCATCGAGGAGATGACCGAAGCGGAGCCAGAGATCGATGGCGATGTCGAGTTGGAGACAGAGACGGAAACGGAGGACGCAATGGAGACACTAAATGATTTTCAACCGGCTGACATTGAATATGTAACCATAAAAACCGAATATGATTCGCAAGtggaggatgaggatgataTCGAGATCATGGACTCGCCACGCCTCGAGACGGTTAGTGAGCAAATGCAAATCCAAATGCTTGATGATCAAATGGTCATCATGTCTGGCGAAGATCCCATCGATGAAGTGATCGGCGAAGTGGAAGCAGACGATATACTGGACATTGAGCGTGAGGAGCATTTG CTAGCTGGTGACAGCGAGGAGTGTGATGAATATCTGGAGGATTCAATGGATGAGACTGCCTCGACACAGGTAGTTACTGGTGTTGGCGGTGGCGTTGGCGGTGAAGTCTTGCCGCATGTCTGCCATGTCTGCAATAAGGCATTCCGTCAACAGTGTCGCCTTAATCAGCACATGCGCTCCCATGTGGATGAGAAGCTCTACACGTGCGAGGTGTGCGGCAAGAAGTTGAAGCACCTGCGCAACTACAAGGAGCACATGTTGACCCACACGAATGTGAAGCCACATCAGTGTCTGGTCTGTGCCCGCTTCTATCGCACCACATCAAGTCTAGCGGCGCACATGCGCACCCATGCCGAGGACAAGCCCTACAAGTGTGAACAATGTGGACGCAGCTATGCGGCCTTTGATCATCTCCGGCGACACAAGCTGACGCACACGGGCGAGCGTCCCTATGCCTGTGATCAGTGTGATAAGGCCTATTACGACTCCTCTTCACTGCGTCAGCACAAGATTAGCCATACGGGCGAGAAGGCATTCACGTGCGAAATCTGCGGCGTTGGCCTTTCTCAAAAGTCGGGCTACAAGAAGCACATGCTGGTCCATTCGGGAGAGAAACCACACAAGTGTCCCATCTGTGGACGTGCCTTTACCTTCACCAGCAACCTGAATGCCCATGTCCGTCTGCATTCGGGCGAAAAGCCATTCAAATGCGACAAATGCATGAAGGCCTTCCCCACCAAAAAGCGCCTTAATAGCCATCTGCGTGTTCACAACAAGGAGGCGCCGGTGACCACAACCAGCAATACGATGaccacaaatacaaatataaataccgCCAGCATGCATTCGGAACGGAGCTTGACGGCCGGCCGTCGCACCGCCATGAATATGCCAGATGTAACCGATCAGCAGGTGTCCACATCCAAAGTGGTTGTTGTCCTCTAA
- the LOC117793699 gene encoding zinc finger protein Gfi-1b codes for MSSSEDKLILAEMGLELCRVCNVHSTQCLSLYKPHTIAGELTTLAALLSDCANLQILEDEQFLPSHICQPCVEMLAKVRDFKRMALRTDAMLRKRHARQFEISSRSRSSTPTPAKSQPQESMDAETEADTDEYVYVLEETESLEAVVAHQEDVPVLELRFDTPSPKVELLEVDFDSAEDYAPEQEQQQAEEQQSTLTENCVKQRAPQRRKSHNPSLQCQICGKQLSTSNSFKYHMQLHGDNRPFVCSICGESFKTRNAYDGHVTVHNPNNPNKCTICGKTYRQASSLRSHLLSHSGVKPFTCDICGKGLTQKSGYKKHMLTHTGEKPHNCDTCGRSFRYSSNLIAHKRSHTRKSPSCLTKLLTDKSPREGIE; via the exons ATGTCCAGCTCAGAGGACAAATTAATTCTGGCAGAAATGGGCTTGGAACTGTGTCGCGTATGTAATGTCCATTCCACACAATGCCTGTCACTCTACAAGCCGCATACAATTGCCGGCGAACTGACGACGCTGGCAGCGCTGCTCAGCGATTGCGCCAATTTGCAGATACTCGAGGATGAGCAGTTCCTGCCCTCGCACATATGCCAACCGTGTGTCGAGATGCTTGCCAAGGTGCGTGACTTCAAGCGCATGGCACTGCGTACGGATGCCATGCTCCGAAAGCGCCATGCCCGACAATTTGAGATTAGTTCCCGCTCCCGCTcgtcaacgccaacgccagcAAAGTCGCAGCCACAGGAGTCTATGGATGCAGAGACGGAAGCCGACACGGAtgagtatgtgtatgtgctCGAGGAAACCGAATCGCTGGAGGCAGTCGTCGCCCATCAGGAGGATGTGCCTGTGCTCGAGCTGCGCTTTGATACCCCGTCACCCAAAGTGGAGCTGCTTGAGGTGGACTTTGACTCGGCGGAGGATTATGCGCCCGaacaggaacagcaacagGCAGAGGAGCAGCAGAGCACATTGACGGAAAACTGTGTGAAGCAGCGTGCGCCACAACGCCGCAAATCGCATAATCCCTCACTGCAATGCCAG ATTTGCGGGAAGCAGCTGAGCACCAGCAACTCCTTCAAGTACCACATGCAGTTGCACGGCGACAATAGACCCTTTGTCTGCAGCATATGTGGAGAATCGTTCAAGACACGCAACGCCTACGATGGCCACGTAACGGTGCATAATCCCAACAATCCCAACAAGTGCACCATCTGTGGCAAGACGTACAGACAGGCATCGTCGCTGCGTTCCCACCTCCTCAGTCACAGCGGCGTCAAGCCGTTCACCTGCGACATATGTGGCAAGGGCTTAACCCAAAAGTCTGGCTACAAGAAGCATATGCTCACGCATACGGGCGAGAAGCCGCACAACTGTGACACCTGCGGACGCAGCTTTCGCTACTCCAGCAATCTGATTGCCCACAAGCGCTCCCACACACGTAAAAGTCCCAGCTGTCTGACGAAGCTGCTCACTGACAAATCTCCCAGAGAAGGCATCGAATAA
- the LOC117793727 gene encoding mitochondrial import inner membrane translocase subunit TIM50-C, protein MSMSPAKPVIQLMRLNAPRASFHTIANQFRRTFALNNHLSSTSPSALQCRALSTAGPIQNTCKAQASSWLNRRAYSNAKEQPPATAAETAAPLLSKLFPQTAPEADSGAEQERKKREEDEAKENERAWKRMKLGFAIFGGGGIAAALWGIYEFGKPEVDAEGQTIEDEFTNKPLVQQYLQRMWKSLHYYQKMIQEPSREKLLPDPLKHPYVQPRYTLVLEMKDVLVHPDWTYQTGWRFKKRPGVDHFLQECAKDFEIVVFTAEQGMTVFPILDALDPNGYIMYRLVRDATHFVDGHHVKNLDNLNRDLRRVIVVDWDNNATKMHPDNTFGIARWHGNDDDAQLLDLIAFLKIIAQNDVDDVREVLHYYRQFEDPISQFRDNQRKLAEQMQEAERIEQTKAKPMVKQWSRNILGR, encoded by the exons ATGAGCATGTCACCGGCAAAGCCAGTTATACAGCTAATGCGATTGAATGCTCCACGTGCTTCCTTTCACACAATCGCTAATCAATTTCGGCGCACATTTGCATTGAATAATCACTTgtcgtcgacgtcgccgtcggCGCTTCAATGTCGAGCTCTGTCGACGGCAGGTCCCATTCAAAATACATGCAAGGCACAGGCAAGCAGCTGGTTGAACAGACGAGCCTACAGCAATGCAA AGGAACAACCTCCAGCGACAGCTGCAGAGACAGCGGCGCCATTGCTCTCCAAACTCTTCCCACAAACGGCACCCGAGGCGGATAGCGGTGCTGAGCAGGAGCGCAAGAAGCGCGAGGAGGATGAGGCTAAGGAGAATGAACGCGCCTGGAAGCGCATGAAACTAGG TTTCGCTATTTTTGGCGGTGGCggcattgctgctgctctttggGGCATCTACGAGTTTGGCAAGCCAGAAGTGGATGCGGAGGGACAGACGATCGAGGATGAGTTTACAAATAAGCCACTGGTGCAGCAATATTTGCAGCGCATGTGGAAATCATTGCATTACTATCAGAAAATGATCCAGGAGCCGTCGCGTGAGAAGCTATTGCCCGATCCGCTCAAGCATCCGTATGTGCAGCCACGTTACACCCTTGTGCTGGAAATGAAGGATGTGCTTGTGCATCCCGATTGGACATATCAGACTGGCTGGCGTTTCAAGAAACGCCCTGGTGTCGATCACTTCCTGCAGGAATGTGCTAAAGACTTTGAAATTGTGGTCTTCACTGCCGAACAGGGCATGACCGTGTTTCCCATACTGGATGCCCTAGATCCCAATGGCTATATTATGTATCGCCTGGTGCGCGACGCAACACACTTTGTTGACGGCCATCATGTCAAGAACTTGGACAACTTAAATCGTGACCTCAGACGC gTGATTGTGGTTGACTGGGATAATAATGCCACCAAGATGCATCCAGATAACACATTCGGCATTGCACGCTGGCAtggcaatgatgatgatgcccaGCTGCTCGACTTGATTGCCTTCCTCAAAA TCATTGCCCAAAATGATGTGGATGATGTGCGTGAGGTGTTGCACTATTATCGCCAGTTTGAGGATCCCATTAGTCAGTTTAGGGATAACCAACGCAAGCTGGCCGAGCAAATGCAGGAAGCTGAACGCATCGAACAGACGAAAGCCAAACCCATGGTCAAGCAATGGTCACGCAACATTTTGGGTCGCTAA
- the LOC117791324 gene encoding uncharacterized protein LOC117791324 isoform X2: MQHLNLMHAHAQPNLHAMNIMPPYNQLMPLYACNSTPIQPMHMYTQPMYNHPLGGQLYNQGHQNMSAYGVMPTNNSYDIPPGFNFMPQRQPLNPSEFHVEHNSENIIEDKKQETPVNKHVYLNGMLYNTDYLGPEPEDSNENPTKDTLLDDQDENYDPSSDPTPTIHGLRFYNPFYGPEGAIPKQNGSKLAMHRLSHADFYGAQAQSVAREILHKNQLLKNQQAKEGKQQQELDKKVDTVVHNFRVKSKQRRQGRNRFRGFTQSFGIVAPVKRVTQIPNGNVEAAKNVLSLFDKKHPYKRIPLDEMETDNNDECSQSTTDQNNNDTFFKD; this comes from the exons ATGCAACATCTGAATTTAATGCATGCGCATGCGCAACCAAATTTACACGCTATGAATATTATGCCGCCATATAATCAGTTAATGCCGTTGTATGCGTGCAATTCGACACCGATCCAACCAATGCACATGTATACACAACCCATGTATAATCATCCGTTAGGTGGACAACTCTATAATCAAGGACATCAGAATATGAGTGCTTACGGCGTAATGCCGACAAATAATTCATATGACATTCCCCCGGGGTTTAACTTCATGCCACAACGTCAGCCATTGAATCCATCTGAGTTCCATGTAGAGCACAATTCGGAAAACATCATCGAAGACAAAAAACAGGAGACTCCAGTTAATAAGCATGTATATTTGAATGGAATGCTCTATAATACAGACTATCTGGGGCCAGAACCTGAAGACTCCAACGAAAATCCGACAAAGGATACGCTGCTCGATGATCAGGATGAAAATTACGATCCATCCTCAGAT CCTACTCCAACGATTCATGGCTTACGCTTTTACAATCCGTTTTACGGACCAGAGGGTGCCATACCCAAGCAGAATGGGTCAAAG CTCGCCATGCATCGTTTGAGCCATGCGGATTTCTATGGCGCCCAGGCTCAGTCCGTGGCCCGTGAGATTTTACATAAGAATCAATTGCTTAAGAATCAGCAGGCGAAAGAGGGGAAGCAACAGCAGGAACTGGACAAGAAAGTCGACACTGTGGTTCACAATTTTCGAGTCAAGTCAAAGCAACGACGTCAGGGACGAAATCGTTTCCGGGGATTTACCCAATCCTTTGGCATCGTTGCACCCGTGAAGCGTGTTACTCAAATACCCAATGGCAATGTGGAGGCGGCCAAAAATGTCCTTTCTTTGTTTGACAAGAAGCATCCATACAAAAGGATTCCACTCGATGAGATGGAAACGGACAATAATGATGAGTGTTCCCAGTCTACCACAGATCAGAATAATAATGATACCTTTTTCAaagattaa
- the LOC117791324 gene encoding uncharacterized protein LOC117791324 isoform X1, translating to MQHLNLMHAHAQPNLHAMNIMPPYNQLMPLYACNSTPIQPMHMYTQPMYNHPLGGQLYNQGHQNMSAYGVMPTNNSYDIPPGFNFMPQRQPLNPSEFHVEHNSENIIEDKKQETPVNKHVYLNGMLYNTDYLGPEPEDSNENPTKDTLLDDQDENYDPSSDPTPTIHGLRFYNPFYGPEGAIPKQNGSKVKSCPKTRKQSGPPEALANGLPHFKGLYSQLAMHRLSHADFYGAQAQSVAREILHKNQLLKNQQAKEGKQQQELDKKVDTVVHNFRVKSKQRRQGRNRFRGFTQSFGIVAPVKRVTQIPNGNVEAAKNVLSLFDKKHPYKRIPLDEMETDNNDECSQSTTDQNNNDTFFKD from the exons ATGCAACATCTGAATTTAATGCATGCGCATGCGCAACCAAATTTACACGCTATGAATATTATGCCGCCATATAATCAGTTAATGCCGTTGTATGCGTGCAATTCGACACCGATCCAACCAATGCACATGTATACACAACCCATGTATAATCATCCGTTAGGTGGACAACTCTATAATCAAGGACATCAGAATATGAGTGCTTACGGCGTAATGCCGACAAATAATTCATATGACATTCCCCCGGGGTTTAACTTCATGCCACAACGTCAGCCATTGAATCCATCTGAGTTCCATGTAGAGCACAATTCGGAAAACATCATCGAAGACAAAAAACAGGAGACTCCAGTTAATAAGCATGTATATTTGAATGGAATGCTCTATAATACAGACTATCTGGGGCCAGAACCTGAAGACTCCAACGAAAATCCGACAAAGGATACGCTGCTCGATGATCAGGATGAAAATTACGATCCATCCTCAGAT CCTACTCCAACGATTCATGGCTTACGCTTTTACAATCCGTTTTACGGACCAGAGGGTGCCATACCCAAGCAGAATGGGTCAAAGGTAAAGTCGTGTCCAAAGACCAGGAAACAGTCGGGGCCACCGGAGGCTTTGGCAAATGGTTTGCCTCACTTTAAGGGACTTTATTCACAGCTCGCCATGCATCGTTTGAGCCATGCGGATTTCTATGGCGCCCAGGCTCAGTCCGTGGCCCGTGAGATTTTACATAAGAATCAATTGCTTAAGAATCAGCAGGCGAAAGAGGGGAAGCAACAGCAGGAACTGGACAAGAAAGTCGACACTGTGGTTCACAATTTTCGAGTCAAGTCAAAGCAACGACGTCAGGGACGAAATCGTTTCCGGGGATTTACCCAATCCTTTGGCATCGTTGCACCCGTGAAGCGTGTTACTCAAATACCCAATGGCAATGTGGAGGCGGCCAAAAATGTCCTTTCTTTGTTTGACAAGAAGCATCCATACAAAAGGATTCCACTCGATGAGATGGAAACGGACAATAATGATGAGTGTTCCCAGTCTACCACAGATCAGAATAATAATGATACCTTTTTCAaagattaa
- the LOC117787327 gene encoding BLOC-1-related complex subunit 5: MGAEHSHQRVEADGHEIFERRDPTLAMGQGSTSASTVRMSDGSAMALAAAAAAATNKRRGGGMQQRQQQQQQQQQQQQMLPNGPASIVIASKQIISDTASPTSSELSRPPSPPLSVCSDLPYVSYTDRPIGDSPKIRNRPAHMLQQSSVSRSAARKSHPGGITTSIKPKRPQSTASSHNIVIVKPGTRDIHDDIDPDLARLRNIPQFLPVLRESISSATYTRDAEILERLHSQHMLNICGRMQTHLNLCANHVASEQNHLVERTKVVSNSITTLFAKFVDMQKTYASYAEQFAKIRGVSQQLSRCNSLLHENIASLEAINNFLDDEDRLEPFVWRTDDNKLRGEAEGAAGGNSSRLWRL, encoded by the coding sequence ATGGGGGCCGAGCACTCGCATCAGCGCGTCGAGGCTGATGGCCATGAGATCTTCGAGAGACGCGACCCGACGCTGGCCATGGGTCAAGGCTCCACTTCAGCATCCACGGTGCGTATGAGCGATGGCAGCGCCATGGCacttgcagctgctgccgctgcagcCACAAACAAACGTCGTGGTGGTGGCatgcaacagcgacaacaacaacaacagcagcaacaacaacaacagcaaatgctGCCCAATGGACCTGCTAGTATTGTGATTGCCAGTAAACAGATCATATCGGACACTGCCTCGCCAACCAGCTCCGAGTTGAGTCGCCCACCGTCGCCACCATTGAGTGTGTGCTCGGATCTGCCTTATGTCTCGTATACGGATCGTCCCATTGGGGACTCGCCCAAGATACGCAACCGGCCCGCCCACATGCTGCAGCAGAGCAGCGTCAGTCGGTCCGCTGCACGCAAATCTCATCCTGGCGGCATTACCACAAGCATCAAGCCGAAGCGTCCACAGTCGACGGCCTCGAGTCACAACATTGTGATTGTCAAGCCGGGCACACGTGATATCCACGATGATATCGATCCGGATTTGGCGCGTCTGCGCAACATACCACAGTTTCTGCCTGTGCTGCGGGAATCCATCAGCTCGGCGACATATACACGTGATGCGGAAATCTTGGAGCGTCTGCATTCCCAGCATATGCTCAACATTTGTGGACGCATGCAGACGCATTTGAATCTGTGCGCCAATCATGTGGCCAGCGAACAGAATCATCTCGTGGAACGCACCAAGGTGGTCAGCAACTCCATAACGACGCTCTTCGCCAAGTTCGTGGACATGCAGAAGACGTATGCCTCATATGCGGAACAATTTGCCAAAATCCGTGGTGTCTCGCAGCAATTGAGTCGCTGCAATTCATTGCTGCACGAGAACATTGCCAGCTTGGAGGCAATCAATAACTTTCTGGATGATGAGGATCGATTGGAGCCGTTCGTCTGGCGCACCGATGACAACAAGCTGCGTGGCGAGGCGGAAGGTGCCGCCGGAGGCAACAGCAGTCGACTGTGGCGCCTCTAA
- the LOC117793531 gene encoding AH receptor-interacting protein, which yields MEQQSEADNNVKPIRKEILNPGNKYIELKSGTRVKFHFQTRRANDVRIVDDSKKLNKPMELVLGKKFKLEVWEVIVQKMSLNEVAKFTVHKSLCAQYPFISKTLRDIGKKPEERRHCCGMTLQNEGMGYEDLDELLQHPVDLEFIIELISIELPEQYEKERWQMSDDEKMLATHTLRERGNRHYKALEYAEAEICYRDAVGMVEQLMIKEKPHDAEWLELANIKAPLLLNYAQCRLIAGDYYAVIEHCNEVLTLDPRNVKALFRRAKAHAGAWNPAQARRDFIDALGLDATLKATVARELKAIEEQQHERNVQDRIHMQKLF from the exons ATGGAGCAACAATCGGAGGCGGATAACAATGTAAAGCCTATTAGAAAGGAAATTCTAAATCCTGGCAACAAATACATCGAACTCAAGTCAGGCACCAGG GTGAAATTCCATTTTCAAACACGTCGGGCCAACGATGTGCGCATTGTGGACGACAGCAAGAAATTGAATAAGCCCATGGAGCTGGTGCTGGGCAAGAAATTCAAGCTGGAAGTCTGGGAAGTGATTGTGCAGAAAATGTCGCTGAACGAGGTGGCCAAATTTACAGTACACAAATCG TTATGCGCGCAGTATCCGTTCATATCGAAGACGTTGCGGGACATTGGAAAGAAGCCGGAGGAGCGTCGTCATTGCTGTGGCATGACATTGCAGAACGAGGGCATGGGCTATGAGGACCTGGATGAGCTGCTGCAGCATCCCGTCGATCTGGAGTTCATCATCGAGCTTATCTCAATTGAATTGCCCGAACAGTATGAGAAGGAGCGCTGGCAAATGTCCGATGATGAGAAGATGCTGGCAACGCACACACTCCGGGAACGTGGCAATCGACACTACAAGGCGCTGGAGTATGCCGAGGCAGAGATCTGTTATCGCGATGCTGTTGGCATGGTGGAGCAACTGATGATCAAGGAGAAACCCCATGATGCCGAGTGGTTGGAGTTGGCCAACATTAAGGCACCGCTGCTATTGAACTATGCGCAATGTCGTCTCATTGCTGGCGATTATTATGCAGTAATTGAGCATTGCAACGAGGTGTTGACCCTGGATCCGAGGAATGTGAAGGCATTGTTTCGTCGGGCCAAGGCCCATGCGGGTGCCTGGAATCCAGCGCAGGCACGACGGGATTTCATCGATGCCCTTGGCTTGGATGCCACATTGAAGGCAACCGTTGCGCGAGAGCTGAAGGCTATTGAGGAGCAGCAGCATGAGCGTAACGTGCAGGATCGCATACACATGCAAAAGCTATTCTAG